A window of Archangium lipolyticum contains these coding sequences:
- the cas2 gene encoding CRISPR-associated endonuclease Cas2 → MFVIVCYDVSNQDSTGARRLRHIAEACKNYGVRVQYSVFECRLEAKNWVVLKNKLLSEYDSQRGSLRFYYVSIADAQRIEHYGVRRPLDPTGPLVV, encoded by the coding sequence ATGTTCGTCATCGTCTGCTACGATGTGTCCAACCAGGATTCGACTGGAGCCCGCCGCCTCCGCCATATCGCGGAGGCCTGCAAGAACTATGGCGTACGGGTGCAGTACTCCGTCTTCGAGTGTCGGCTGGAAGCCAAAAACTGGGTCGTCCTCAAGAACAAGCTGCTGTCCGAGTACGACTCCCAGCGTGGCAGTCTACGTTTCTATTATGTGTCGATCGCTGATGCACAGCGGATCGAGCACTACGGAGTCCGTCGTCCCCTGGACCCCACCGGACCTCTGGTCGTGTAG